DNA from Gephyromycinifex aptenodytis:
AAGACAGGTCGAAGCCTGGGTCCCAGCGCAGCGGCAGGGCGACGACGGCCCACAGGCACAGGTAGGCGAAGCCGACCCCGGCCACCGGCCGATAGTCGGGCAGGAAGGCCAGCCCCAACGCCACGAGCAGCAGCCCGGCAAGCGCCCAGCGCCCCGAGATGGGGATGCGGTGGGCGAAGAGCAGCCCGCACGCCCCGAGCAGGAACATAAAGAAGAAGCGGCGCATCTGCTGGGCCGGCAGGTCGAGCAGTCCGAGGGCTGCCACCTCGTTCAGCACGCCCAGCACGATCACCAGCGCGGGCATCCACCGCACCCGCCGGGTGAGGAAGCCGGCCACGCCGAGCGCGGCGATGAGCAGATAGCAAACGAATTCGTAGTAGAGCGTCCACAGCGCGCCGTTGACCACCCCCGGGGTGAAGGTGGTGTGCGGTGCGCCGCCGACCGAGAAGTCGAACATGTGCAGCGCCGCGTTCTTCCAGATGTAGGAGAAGGCCTGCGGATACACCGACAGCGGCGGGCGCCCTTCCAGCAGGGTGATCAGTGGCGCCAGTACGACGGCGGTGAAGATCAGGCACACCCAGAAAGCGGGCAGGATGCGCAGCGCTCGATGCCACAGGTAGCGGGCTGGGGAGCCCAGCCGCAGGTAACTCATCGTCACCAGGAAACCGGACAGGACGAAGAACGCGTCGACGGCC
Protein-coding regions in this window:
- a CDS encoding acyltransferase family protein, which encodes MVLDIARPVTAKSGSSRARTLKSEFNPKANSLTMLRLGLASLVAMVHAGAVAFGEQPTFGVDPRLGPTHLGDLAVDAFFVLSGFLVTMSYLRLGSPARYLWHRALRILPAFWVCLIFTAVVLAPLITLLEGRPPLSVYPQAFSYIWKNAALHMFDFSVGGAPHTTFTPGVVNGALWTLYYEFVCYLLIAALGVAGFLTRRVRWMPALVIVLGVLNEVAALGLLDLPAQQMRRFFFMFLLGACGLLFAHRIPISGRWALAGLLLVALGLAFLPDYRPVAGVGFAYLCLWAVVALPLRWDPGFDLSYGMYIFHWPIETLLTLLGVAALGVVPFIVIAVLLAAVAAALSWFLVEKPALAHKSRPFPWEEPAIGTR